A DNA window from Tenuifilaceae bacterium CYCD contains the following coding sequences:
- a CDS encoding putative transcriptional regulatory protein, whose translation MSGHNKWSTIKRKKGALDAKRSKEFSRIIKEITVAVKESGGDPDGNPRLRMAINNAKGVNMPKDNIQRAISKAEKDPDNLAELTFEGYGPGGIAIFIECLTDNNNRTISAIRSTLTKKGGSLGTNGSLAFLFERKGIFTIKKEMAKLEDIELDLIDSGAQDIDDNGDAYVVTTAMEDFGKMNKKLEELKVEVENASLQRIPNDFKTTDTSTALKLLRLVDEIEDNDDVQNVYHNLEITDEVMAAMEND comes from the coding sequence ATGTCAGGGCATAATAAATGGTCAACAATTAAGAGGAAAAAAGGTGCTTTGGATGCAAAACGCTCCAAGGAGTTCTCTAGAATTATTAAGGAAATAACCGTTGCTGTGAAGGAGAGTGGAGGCGATCCCGATGGCAATCCTAGGCTACGCATGGCAATTAACAATGCAAAAGGTGTAAATATGCCGAAGGACAACATCCAGCGTGCTATTTCTAAGGCCGAGAAAGATCCGGATAACTTGGCCGAATTAACCTTTGAGGGATATGGCCCTGGTGGAATTGCAATATTTATTGAATGTCTTACAGATAATAATAACCGAACAATTAGCGCCATTCGTTCGACCTTAACCAAAAAAGGAGGAAGCCTTGGTACAAATGGATCATTGGCATTCTTATTCGAGAGGAAGGGAATTTTCACCATAAAGAAGGAAATGGCTAAACTTGAGGATATTGAACTTGACTTAATAGACTCAGGGGCTCAGGATATTGATGATAATGGAGATGCCTATGTGGTAACAACTGCCATGGAAGATTTTGGCAAGATGAATAAGAAGTTGGAGGAACTTAAGGTTGAAGTTGAAAATGCCAGTTTGCAACGTATTCCTAACGATTTTAAAACTACTGATACATCAACTGCTTTAAAATTATTGAGATTAGTTGATGAGATTGAGGATAATGACGATGTTCAGAACGTTTACCATAATTTGGAAATAACCGATGAGGTTATGGCTGCAATGGAAAACGACTAA
- the miaB gene encoding tRNA-2-methylthio-N(6)-dimethylallyladenosine synthase gives MDFNAEDANIFEDFSPVNSADRQKVYIETYGCQMNVNDSEVVASILIANGYAITSNINESDVILINTCSIRENAETRVFGRLDVFSQIKKSKPSVLVGVIGCMAERLKDKLIEEKRVVDIVVGPDAYRELPVLIRAAEDGQKGINVLLSREETYADISPVRLDKNGVSAFVSIMRGCNNMCTYCVVPYTRGVERSRNPETIIREVKDLVDAGYREVTLLGQNVNSYKWEEAKGILKHTTNFADLLEMVALVDPRLRVRFSTSHPKDLSDDVLHTMAMYENICNHIHLPVQSGSTRMLKLMNRRYTREAYLGRIHAIRNIIPDCSISTDIIAGFCTETELDHDQTLSLMQEVGYDFAYMFKYSERPNTKAANKFEDDVPEDVKTRRLTEIIELQGKLSEISKRKDIGKSYEVLIEGESKKSKEHFYGRTTHNKVVVFPRENYKVGDFVFVQVSDCTPATLIGNIVKE, from the coding sequence ATGGATTTTAATGCAGAAGACGCAAATATTTTCGAGGACTTTTCGCCCGTAAATAGTGCGGATAGACAAAAAGTTTACATTGAAACCTATGGTTGTCAGATGAATGTTAACGACAGCGAGGTTGTTGCATCAATTCTTATAGCCAATGGTTATGCCATTACAAGCAATATAAACGAAAGCGATGTAATTCTCATTAACACCTGTTCAATTCGGGAAAATGCGGAAACAAGGGTTTTTGGTCGTTTGGATGTATTTTCACAAATCAAAAAAAGTAAGCCTTCTGTTTTGGTCGGAGTTATTGGCTGCATGGCCGAACGTTTAAAAGATAAACTTATTGAAGAAAAACGTGTAGTTGATATCGTTGTGGGTCCCGATGCATACCGCGAACTTCCGGTACTTATCCGTGCAGCCGAAGATGGCCAAAAAGGAATCAATGTTCTCCTATCGCGCGAGGAAACCTATGCCGATATTAGCCCTGTAAGACTGGACAAGAATGGGGTTTCCGCTTTTGTTTCCATTATGCGTGGCTGCAACAACATGTGTACATACTGCGTTGTACCATACACCCGTGGCGTTGAACGCAGCCGTAATCCCGAAACCATTATTCGCGAAGTAAAAGATCTAGTTGATGCTGGTTACCGCGAAGTTACTCTGCTTGGACAAAACGTAAATTCTTACAAATGGGAAGAAGCAAAAGGCATCCTTAAACATACCACTAATTTTGCCGACTTGCTGGAAATGGTTGCGTTGGTTGATCCTAGGCTTCGGGTTCGTTTTTCCACATCACACCCCAAGGATTTATCGGATGATGTTTTACACACCATGGCAATGTATGAGAACATCTGCAATCATATTCATCTACCTGTTCAATCGGGCTCAACACGAATGCTGAAATTGATGAACCGCCGATATACTCGCGAAGCATATCTTGGCAGAATTCATGCAATTCGAAACATTATTCCCGATTGCTCAATATCTACCGATATTATTGCAGGTTTTTGCACCGAAACGGAACTCGATCACGATCAAACATTGAGTTTGATGCAAGAGGTCGGCTACGACTTTGCCTATATGTTCAAGTACTCGGAACGCCCCAACACCAAAGCCGCTAACAAATTTGAGGACGATGTTCCCGAAGATGTTAAAACTCGCAGATTAACCGAGATCATTGAACTACAAGGAAAACTCTCGGAAATTAGCAAACGTAAAGATATCGGCAAAAGTTACGAGGTGCTAATTGAGGGCGAATCCAAAAAATCTAAAGAGCATTTTTATGGTCGCACAACCCACAACAAAGTGGTTGTTTTTCCAAGAGAGAATTACAAAGTAGGCGATTTTGTATTTGTTCAAGTATCGGACTGTACGCCAGCAACTTTGATTGGGAATATTGTTAAGGAATAA
- a CDS encoding transketolase, translating into MYINKGDKSPRFGFGEGVAEIGKLSQNVVVLGADITSSVGLSSFAEAFPDRFFSFGIAEQNIAAVTAGMALSNKIPVFSTYGVFAAIRAADQIRISICYNNVKVIIGGAHAGISVGPDGATHQALEDIAYIRSLPNMTLISPCDANQVKTATIEAFKNIDGPVYIRFGREPVPNFTEERQEFTIGKGQILRQGTDITIVATGNMVWEALQAAQSLKKQGVDAQVVNIHTIKPIDSDLLIQAAKKTGAVVTVEEHQVNGGMGSAVAEVLVRNFPVPMEIIGMPDCFGESGTPLELLQKYGLNSGNIAQKVFEVYKRKRT; encoded by the coding sequence ATGTATATCAATAAAGGCGATAAGTCACCACGGTTTGGTTTTGGCGAGGGCGTTGCTGAGATAGGCAAACTCTCGCAAAATGTAGTTGTGCTTGGAGCGGATATTACATCATCTGTGGGTTTGAGTAGTTTTGCCGAGGCATTTCCCGATAGATTCTTTTCGTTTGGTATTGCAGAACAAAACATTGCAGCGGTAACTGCGGGAATGGCCTTATCTAACAAAATACCTGTGTTTAGCACTTACGGTGTTTTTGCAGCAATTCGCGCTGCCGATCAAATAAGAATATCTATTTGCTACAATAACGTTAAGGTGATAATTGGAGGTGCTCACGCGGGCATTTCGGTTGGTCCTGATGGCGCTACGCATCAAGCGTTAGAGGATATTGCCTATATCCGTTCACTACCAAATATGACTTTAATATCGCCTTGCGATGCAAATCAGGTAAAAACTGCAACCATTGAGGCATTTAAAAATATTGATGGGCCAGTTTACATAAGGTTTGGGCGTGAACCTGTACCTAATTTTACCGAGGAAAGGCAAGAGTTTACAATTGGCAAGGGGCAAATCCTAAGGCAAGGTACAGATATTACCATTGTGGCAACTGGCAATATGGTTTGGGAAGCCCTGCAGGCTGCTCAATCTTTAAAGAAACAGGGCGTTGATGCCCAAGTTGTCAACATACACACCATTAAGCCCATTGATTCGGATTTATTGATTCAAGCCGCTAAAAAAACTGGTGCTGTGGTTACTGTTGAGGAACATCAGGTAAATGGTGGAATGGGAAGTGCTGTTGCTGAGGTTTTAGTGAGGAATTTCCCTGTCCCAATGGAAATAATTGGTATGCCCGATTGCTTTGGAGAATCGGGTACTCCACTAGAACTTCTTCAGAAGTACGGTTTAAATTCGGGCAACATAGCTCAAAAAGTTTTTGAGGTGTATAAACGAAAAAGAACGTAA
- the purF gene encoding amidophosphoribosyltransferase produces MSEQIKHECGIALIRLRKPLEYYQLKYGTWRYGLHKLYLLMEKQHNRGQDGAGLTSVKFDLDPGKKYIDRERSNSSSPIKDIFDVVNKGINKYSEKPDLINDPVFAKQNIPFAGELYLGHLRYGTFGNNSIEYVHPVMRDNNWKSRTLVLAGNFNMTNVDELFKKLVDLGQHPRDYSDTVTVLEKIGHFLDEENQQLFRQYKNEGFTNTEISRLIAENISVSKVLQAATKDFDGGYAMAGLIGHGDAFVVRDPWGIRPAFYYVDDEIVVVASERPVIQTVMNIPTEEVKQINPGYALIMKRNGEVSHEEIRIPQARKSCSFERIYFSRGTDKDIYNERKKLGELLTPAILNAVNYDHANTVFSYIPNTAETAFYGMVKGVEDYLKTEKKRLILEKGSSLTEKDLDEIISLRLRVEKMAVKDVKLRTFITQDKGREDLVGHVYDVTYGIVKDDVDNLVVIDDSIVRGTTLRESILKILDRLKPAMIVVVSSCPQIRYPDCYGIDMAKLGDFVAFRAAIELLKETGQESIINHVYKQCKAQQNLPKEEIINYVKEIYKPFTVEQISDKIAQLLTPKDMKAKVKIVFQSIENLHEACPSDLGDWYFTGNYPTPGGNRVVNNSFINFIEGRNQRAY; encoded by the coding sequence ATGAGCGAGCAAATCAAACACGAATGCGGAATTGCATTAATTAGGTTGCGTAAACCTTTGGAATACTATCAGCTTAAGTATGGCACTTGGCGATACGGGTTGCACAAGCTTTACCTATTAATGGAAAAGCAACATAACCGTGGGCAGGATGGAGCAGGATTGACTTCTGTAAAGTTTGATTTGGATCCAGGGAAAAAATATATCGATAGGGAGCGCTCAAACTCATCGTCGCCCATCAAGGACATTTTTGATGTGGTTAATAAGGGGATCAACAAATACTCCGAAAAGCCCGATTTAATTAACGATCCTGTTTTTGCAAAGCAAAATATTCCATTTGCCGGTGAACTATACCTAGGACACTTACGCTATGGCACATTTGGCAACAATTCCATTGAGTATGTTCACCCTGTTATGCGCGATAATAATTGGAAATCGCGCACACTGGTGCTCGCTGGTAATTTTAACATGACCAATGTTGATGAGCTTTTCAAAAAGTTGGTTGACCTTGGCCAGCATCCAAGGGACTATTCTGATACTGTTACAGTGCTCGAGAAGATAGGCCATTTCCTTGATGAGGAAAACCAGCAACTTTTCCGTCAGTATAAGAACGAAGGTTTCACCAATACGGAGATTAGCAGGTTAATTGCGGAGAATATTAGTGTTTCAAAAGTATTGCAGGCGGCCACAAAGGATTTTGATGGTGGTTATGCAATGGCGGGCCTAATTGGTCATGGCGATGCTTTTGTGGTGCGCGATCCTTGGGGAATTCGCCCAGCGTTCTACTATGTTGATGATGAGATTGTGGTAGTAGCCTCGGAACGACCAGTTATTCAAACTGTGATGAATATTCCAACCGAAGAGGTAAAGCAAATAAATCCTGGATATGCGCTTATTATGAAGCGCAACGGGGAAGTTTCGCACGAGGAGATTCGTATTCCACAAGCCCGCAAATCCTGCTCATTTGAACGAATATACTTTTCCCGAGGTACCGATAAGGATATTTACAATGAGCGGAAAAAACTTGGAGAATTGTTAACTCCCGCAATTTTAAATGCTGTAAATTATGATCATGCCAACACCGTATTCTCATATATTCCCAACACAGCCGAAACTGCATTTTACGGAATGGTTAAGGGCGTGGAGGATTATCTTAAAACCGAGAAAAAGCGATTAATACTAGAGAAAGGCTCTTCTTTAACCGAAAAGGATTTGGATGAAATTATCTCGCTCCGATTAAGGGTTGAGAAAATGGCTGTAAAGGACGTTAAACTTCGCACATTCATTACCCAGGATAAGGGCCGTGAAGATCTTGTTGGACACGTGTACGACGTTACCTACGGAATAGTTAAAGATGATGTTGATAATCTTGTTGTAATTGACGATTCAATAGTTCGTGGAACGACACTTCGTGAAAGTATTCTGAAAATTCTTGACCGATTGAAGCCAGCAATGATTGTGGTGGTTTCATCGTGTCCGCAAATTCGCTACCCCGATTGCTACGGAATAGATATGGCTAAATTAGGCGACTTTGTAGCATTCCGTGCAGCAATTGAATTGCTTAAGGAAACAGGTCAGGAGAGCATTATAAACCACGTTTACAAGCAATGTAAGGCTCAGCAAAATTTGCCTAAAGAGGAAATAATCAACTACGTAAAGGAAATTTACAAGCCTTTTACAGTGGAGCAAATATCCGATAAGATTGCTCAATTGCTTACCCCTAAGGATATGAAAGCCAAAGTGAAGATTGTTTTCCAATCCATTGAAAACCTACACGAGGCTTGCCCCAGTGATTTAGGTGATTGGTACTTTACTGGAAATTATCCAACCCCAGGAGGTAATAGAGTTGTAAACAATTCATTTATCAACTTTATTGAGGGACGGAATCAAAGGGCGTACTAA
- the glpK gene encoding glycerol kinase gives MSAEYILSLDQGTSSSRAILFDRFQQPLGIEQMEFTQYYPADGWVEHNPEEIWETQLKVANKLIKRLKINSESIAAIGITNQRETTVVWDRETGRPVHNAIVWQDRRTADICEKLMSSDFAEYVMESTGLVIDSYFSATKLNWILKNVPGAMNLALKGRLAFGTIDTWLLWKLTGGKIHATDISNASRTMLFNISTLSWDDEILRYFGIPKVILPEVKASSGVFGYTEPGVIGSKEIPIAGILGDQQAALFGQRCLESGDLKNTYGTGCFMLMNTGNKIVSTNSGLLSTVAWQIGNDVTYALEGSVFIAGAAIKWLRDGLKIIKTASETESIATSVANSHGVYVVPAFTGLGAPYWDMYARGAIVGISQGVTEKHFIRATLESLAYQTRDIVGLMEENSGIALKSLKADGGASANSFIMQFQADILNVPVECPTSTEATALGAALMAGLGVGFYIWDDIKTEIPGKKVYRPHMSFELRSKLYKGWKKAVKRAQDWAEDGLE, from the coding sequence ATGAGTGCTGAGTATATCCTATCGCTCGACCAAGGAACGTCTAGTTCTAGGGCAATTCTATTTGATAGATTCCAACAACCGCTTGGTATTGAGCAAATGGAATTTACTCAATACTATCCGGCCGATGGCTGGGTGGAGCATAATCCTGAGGAAATATGGGAAACTCAGCTAAAAGTGGCTAATAAACTTATTAAGAGGCTTAAAATCAATTCTGAAAGTATTGCCGCAATTGGCATTACAAACCAGCGTGAAACTACTGTTGTTTGGGATAGAGAAACTGGACGGCCAGTACACAATGCAATAGTATGGCAGGACAGGCGCACTGCCGATATTTGCGAGAAGTTAATGTCGAGCGATTTTGCCGAGTATGTTATGGAAAGTACAGGCTTAGTGATAGACTCATACTTTTCGGCTACAAAGCTTAATTGGATACTAAAGAACGTTCCCGGAGCAATGAACCTAGCGCTTAAAGGCAGGTTAGCCTTTGGAACAATCGATACTTGGTTGCTTTGGAAGCTAACAGGAGGGAAAATTCACGCTACTGATATTTCCAATGCATCGCGCACAATGCTCTTTAATATATCTACTTTAAGTTGGGACGACGAAATTCTTCGATACTTCGGAATTCCTAAAGTAATATTACCAGAGGTTAAGGCATCATCAGGTGTTTTTGGGTATACTGAGCCTGGAGTAATTGGCAGCAAGGAAATTCCGATTGCAGGAATCCTTGGTGATCAGCAAGCCGCATTGTTCGGCCAACGCTGCTTAGAGTCTGGAGATTTGAAGAACACATATGGAACAGGGTGTTTTATGCTGATGAATACGGGCAATAAAATTGTGAGCACCAATTCTGGCCTACTTTCAACTGTTGCGTGGCAAATTGGTAACGATGTAACATATGCACTTGAAGGAAGTGTTTTTATTGCGGGTGCTGCAATTAAATGGTTGCGCGATGGTTTAAAGATAATCAAAACAGCATCTGAAACAGAAAGTATTGCAACGTCTGTTGCGAATAGTCACGGAGTTTATGTTGTTCCGGCTTTCACTGGATTAGGTGCGCCCTACTGGGATATGTACGCTCGCGGAGCCATTGTTGGGATATCGCAGGGAGTTACAGAAAAGCACTTTATACGTGCTACATTAGAATCGTTAGCATACCAAACACGCGATATTGTTGGGCTAATGGAGGAAAATTCGGGAATTGCGCTTAAGAGTCTTAAAGCCGATGGCGGCGCCTCTGCCAATAGTTTTATTATGCAGTTTCAGGCCGATATTCTAAATGTTCCTGTTGAATGCCCTACTTCTACTGAGGCAACTGCGCTTGGAGCAGCATTAATGGCAGGATTGGGCGTTGGTTTTTATATTTGGGACGATATTAAAACTGAGATTCCAGGTAAAAAGGTTTACCGTCCACATATGTCGTTTGAGCTTCGCTCTAAACTCTATAAGGGATGGAAAAAGGCTGTTAAACGTGCTCAGGATTGGGCCGAAGATGGTTTGGAATAA
- a CDS encoding glycerol acyltransferase produces the protein MEKEKFIDIDKVIASKNPRLLKVLPRFLINYLKRIIHQDEINEILEKRGDKTGVDFIDEVLKMMNVSYTFEGLENIDPNGHYIFASNHPLGGLDGMILIHLLGQKFPEVKFPVNDLLMHITQLHSVFIPVNKHGAQSSQNARLIEDAYASSTQILYFPAGLCSRKKGKGICDLEWKKSFIVKSVKHNRDVVPVFFTGQNSKFFYNLARLRTFLGIKANLEMLYLVDEMFRQKGKRISVKFGKPIPYSTFNNSKTPLGWAYWVKNIVYQMQSQKK, from the coding sequence GTGGAAAAAGAGAAATTTATAGATATTGACAAGGTTATTGCATCAAAAAACCCTCGCTTACTAAAGGTTTTACCGCGCTTCTTGATCAACTACTTAAAAAGAATTATCCATCAGGATGAGATAAATGAAATTCTGGAAAAACGCGGGGATAAAACTGGCGTTGATTTTATTGATGAGGTTCTTAAAATGATGAATGTGTCCTATACCTTTGAGGGACTAGAAAACATCGATCCAAATGGCCATTACATTTTTGCCTCAAACCACCCACTTGGGGGATTGGACGGAATGATACTAATCCATTTGCTGGGACAAAAGTTTCCCGAGGTTAAATTCCCCGTGAACGATCTTTTAATGCATATAACACAGCTACACAGCGTGTTCATTCCGGTAAACAAGCACGGAGCGCAATCCTCACAAAATGCCCGACTCATTGAGGATGCGTATGCATCGTCCACCCAAATACTATACTTTCCAGCAGGTTTGTGCTCACGTAAAAAAGGCAAAGGAATATGCGATCTTGAGTGGAAAAAGAGTTTCATTGTTAAATCCGTGAAGCACAACCGCGATGTAGTTCCCGTTTTTTTTACAGGACAAAACTCAAAGTTTTTCTATAATCTTGCACGCTTAAGAACTTTCCTTGGCATCAAGGCCAATCTTGAAATGCTTTACCTTGTTGACGAAATGTTTAGGCAAAAAGGAAAGCGTATCAGCGTTAAATTCGGAAAACCAATACCATACAGCACCTTCAACAACTCAAAAACACCTTTGGGATGGGCCTATTGGGTAAAAAATATTGTTTACCAAATGCAATCTCAAAAAAAATAA
- a CDS encoding hemolysin A, with amino-acid sequence MKQIIEPVDRKLIMAELTSDKFVRHTNNANNELYIFTHHNAPNLMREVGRLRELTFRSAGGGTGAEVDIDEYDLCKNCYKQLIVWDPKEREILGGYRFHSIDPTKGEEINLSTKHLFNFSEKFQNEYMPQMIELGRSFVQPKYQAQGRSGKGLYALDNLWDGLGALIVLNPHIKYFFGKVTMYNAYNVNARNLLFYFFEKYFHDNEALVTPIHPIEVNIDRDMLANVFNGKNYVEDYKILSHKIRELGEKIPPLINSYMNISPSMKVFGTVINHEFGEVEETGILITIPDIYQHKVERHIASFLKKIKEKYTLGLRKN; translated from the coding sequence ATGAAACAGATAATTGAACCCGTTGACCGAAAACTTATCATGGCGGAACTTACTTCCGATAAGTTTGTCCGACATACCAATAACGCCAACAACGAACTCTACATATTTACGCATCACAACGCCCCCAACCTTATGCGCGAGGTTGGCCGTTTACGGGAACTCACTTTTCGATCTGCAGGCGGTGGAACTGGTGCTGAAGTTGATATTGATGAGTACGATTTATGTAAAAATTGCTACAAGCAACTCATTGTATGGGATCCAAAGGAACGCGAGATACTCGGAGGATATCGTTTCCATAGCATTGATCCCACAAAAGGGGAGGAAATTAATCTTTCCACCAAACACCTATTTAACTTTTCGGAAAAATTTCAGAATGAGTACATGCCCCAAATGATTGAACTGGGCAGATCGTTTGTGCAGCCTAAATACCAAGCACAAGGTCGGTCTGGCAAAGGGCTTTACGCGCTGGACAACCTTTGGGATGGACTCGGTGCATTAATCGTTTTAAATCCGCATATCAAATATTTTTTTGGTAAAGTAACCATGTATAACGCCTACAATGTTAATGCACGTAATTTGCTATTTTACTTCTTCGAAAAATATTTTCACGATAACGAGGCCTTAGTTACCCCAATACACCCAATTGAGGTAAATATTGATAGAGACATGCTTGCTAATGTTTTTAACGGTAAAAACTATGTCGAAGACTATAAAATACTTTCGCATAAAATTAGGGAACTCGGGGAGAAAATTCCTCCACTTATTAACTCGTATATGAACATCAGCCCTTCCATGAAAGTTTTTGGAACCGTTATAAACCATGAGTTTGGCGAGGTTGAAGAAACTGGCATACTAATTACCATCCCTGATATATACCAACATAAGGTGGAAAGGCACATTGCATCATTCCTAAAAAAGATTAAGGAAAAATACACGCTGGGGCTAAGAAAAAATTAG
- a CDS encoding membrane protein, translating into MLAFKVKLLLSCFVAIIALVNPIQKVFVITSLQNQFDEASTRIIAIKATITAFIILVFFLLLGEIVFNYAFHVELYAFQITCGIVLFYNGISGLQKGMFIHVDKNITIKDITAVPIAIPMIAGPATITAAVTFPAHYGRTNTIVSIAAALAITLVFMIYARHIGKFLSKYNLMNPLVRIFGLIVATIGVQMILNGVWTFVTELSKSI; encoded by the coding sequence ATGTTGGCCTTCAAGGTAAAACTACTTCTAAGTTGTTTCGTTGCAATTATTGCATTGGTAAATCCAATACAAAAGGTGTTTGTTATAACAAGTTTACAGAATCAATTCGATGAAGCGAGTACCCGAATAATTGCCATTAAGGCCACAATCACTGCATTTATAATACTGGTGTTTTTCCTCTTGCTAGGCGAGATTGTGTTTAACTACGCGTTCCATGTAGAACTGTACGCCTTCCAAATCACCTGCGGAATAGTTCTTTTTTACAACGGTATTAGCGGATTGCAAAAAGGAATGTTTATTCATGTGGATAAAAACATAACTATCAAAGACATAACCGCCGTACCAATTGCAATACCAATGATAGCAGGGCCTGCAACCATAACAGCAGCGGTAACATTCCCAGCTCACTATGGTCGTACCAACACCATTGTTTCAATTGCCGCAGCTCTAGCAATAACACTTGTTTTCATGATTTATGCACGGCATATCGGGAAATTTCTTTCTAAATATAACCTAATGAATCCTTTGGTTCGAATCTTTGGATTAATAGTAGCTACAATTGGCGTACAAATGATTCTTAACGGAGTTTGGACCTTTGTTACTGAACTCAGTAAATCTATTTAA
- a CDS encoding transketolase, with the protein MKTTDVQQLIAVSKRIREDVITSLAAAGSGHLGGSLGLADVFTTLYFDTLNHRSSEPLWSERDRLILSIGHVAPVLYASLANAGYFSRNELSTLRKLGTRLQGHPGRDHGLPGIELSAGSLGQGLSVAVGIALTAKIDKVSWRVYSIHGDGELQEGSIWEAAMSASHYKLDNLIAIVDRNYCQIDGRTSKVMELEPLADKWKSFGWNALECDGNNIESLISTLDLAKRHTGSPTVIIAKTKMGFGVKSIEDDYRWHGKAPNAEEAKRFLLELYEYYSNILG; encoded by the coding sequence ATGAAAACAACAGATGTTCAGCAGCTAATAGCCGTATCAAAGAGAATCCGAGAGGATGTGATAACGAGTCTGGCTGCCGCTGGCTCTGGACATTTAGGTGGGTCGCTTGGCCTTGCCGATGTATTCACCACACTTTATTTTGATACATTAAACCACCGCTCTAGCGAGCCTTTATGGTCAGAACGGGATAGGTTGATTCTTTCCATTGGTCACGTCGCACCAGTACTTTACGCATCGTTAGCAAATGCAGGTTATTTCTCGCGTAACGAGTTGTCAACCTTACGTAAACTGGGAACTCGTTTGCAGGGACACCCTGGACGCGATCACGGTTTACCCGGAATTGAACTCTCCGCAGGCTCCCTCGGACAAGGTTTGTCTGTTGCTGTGGGAATAGCTTTAACTGCAAAAATTGATAAGGTTAGTTGGCGCGTTTACTCCATTCATGGCGATGGCGAATTACAGGAAGGTTCAATTTGGGAGGCTGCAATGAGTGCATCGCACTATAAACTCGATAATTTAATTGCCATTGTAGATAGAAATTACTGCCAAATTGATGGAAGAACATCCAAGGTGATGGAGTTAGAACCTCTTGCCGATAAATGGAAATCATTTGGATGGAATGCGTTAGAGTGTGATGGAAACAATATAGAGAGTTTAATATCAACGTTAGATTTAGCAAAAAGACATACAGGTTCTCCAACGGTAATAATTGCAAAAACCAAGATGGGTTTTGGAGTTAAATCAATTGAGGATGATTACCGTTGGCACGGAAAAGCACCCAATGCCGAAGAGGCAAAAAGGTTTTTGTTAGAGCTGTATGAGTACTATTCAAATATATTAGGCTAG
- a CDS encoding cell division protein, which yields MKGILSILLVLFSAATLFAQEVNGGNEIDNIIKRLQNNNPSQGKIVIRQDAQIANLLDLHVLQNAKNPGMQGFRIRIFFELGQNARRNSEESMRVFMEKYPGVKVYQSYDNPYWKISVGDFRSRESAQKFYQQLLVDYPKAFIIPDWVNFPSLE from the coding sequence ATGAAAGGAATTCTATCAATATTATTAGTGCTATTCTCTGCAGCAACGTTGTTTGCTCAGGAAGTTAATGGTGGTAATGAAATTGATAATATAATTAAGCGTCTTCAGAATAATAATCCAAGTCAGGGTAAGATTGTAATAAGGCAGGATGCTCAAATTGCGAACCTGCTCGATTTACACGTATTGCAAAATGCAAAGAATCCCGGAATGCAAGGTTTTAGAATACGAATTTTCTTTGAACTAGGCCAGAACGCAAGACGTAATTCCGAGGAATCGATGCGAGTTTTTATGGAGAAGTACCCGGGCGTGAAGGTTTATCAAAGTTACGATAACCCTTACTGGAAAATATCTGTGGGCGATTTTCGTTCGCGCGAGAGTGCTCAGAAGTTTTACCAACAATTACTTGTTGATTACCCAAAAGCATTCATAATACCCGACTGGGTTAATTTCCCATCGCTGGAGTAG